The nucleotide window TACTAGGGGCTCACTTAAGAAGTGTTGGATGAATAAGAAATGAAGTACCTCAACCTGTCAGGAAAGAGCCAGACCCCAAATGTCCTAAGATAAGAAGGCATCTTTGTGGTATCTTGACAGTCGAGCAGCCAGTCTTGCCAACACTTTTAGAACTTAAACAGGATGAGACATGGTTTGTGAAGTACCTGTAACAATACTGGAACAATACTGGGCCCATAAAAGGCCTTCAAGAAAAggtgtctccctccctctctgctctgATGACCCTGTGTATTTGGCATTATCTCACCATGTTGGGATTTCAGTTGTCCTCAGTTTCCTGGTGGGAAACAGACTATGAAACAGAGTTTGCATGCAAGAAGTTTATTAGGGAGTGCTTTCCAGAAAAATGCCTGCTCTATTGTTGCTAGGGTTCTGAAGTCATTTGGGCTGCCCTTGGCAATGCCCTATTAGAGCTGTAGATATTCAGCAGTTTTCAGATTTAAGCTGGAGGaataagaacttgctttatcaCATCAGGAAattttccaggaagaaaaaataagcatatcTTTGTGGCTATGTAGTTTTAAGGTGTCCTATCGCAGGAAAGCACTTGACCACGGTAAATTATTATGTATTGAAAACATGTTGCTTACGAAAGATTttagaatatctttttttattaaaaactgattaaatttaaatttattttttctttttgcaaggagaaagaataaaagtaaatgatTCATTAGGACAAGGAATGCACACAGCAAAAAAACAACGAATGCGGCTGAGATCTACTAGGAATAGAGTCCCAGGAGACCTGGCAAGAAATTGCACTCCCTCAAGAGTAAGTCTCaaaggctggaaagcagtgagGTAAGGGCCCTGAGCCGAAGCCAATTAGTACTCGGTAAACAAATCGGATCATTTTGCTTTCTGCCCAGTTTCAGGCCCACCTTCTGAGCAGCTCAGATGAGAgttcttaagaaagaaaaagttcaaaTTCCCATAGCAATTCAATTTACAAAGTGGCTTGTATTTGATTTGTGGAGGAACagcctgtgttttgttttgtgtcaGAGCTTCTGAATGGCAATTCCAAAAAAATGTGCTGAGTCATGAATCCCTAGGGAAAGAAGATTTTGACAAGAACAGGCAAGAGCTGTGACAGTTATGTGATTAGGAATAACAGAGGCTCATTATTCTTCCAAATGAAGCCCTTTAATGCAAACATTAACCCTACACCTGTTCCCGGAACACTTGATGACTCCCTCAGGTACAGAGAAGCAACACATTTAAGaatgacaacaaaaataatagctaatattttattggacATCTACTACGTATCAGGTATATATATTGGGAATCTTATTTAATTCCCACAATAGGCCTATGAtgtgttttataaatgaggaaactaaggctctgaGAGGCTAAATAATTCACTCACAGTCACCTGGCCACAGGGACTGAGATAGGCAATCTGGTTGTGGAATCACAACCTTAACAAGTATGTACACTGCAGTCCCAAGTATTATCCATGTATTCATAGAGCTCTGATCATTTTAACTGACTGCGATTAAACTCCTTACTCAAAGAGGGATTTTACTGACATCCTTCATATACAATTGACTATATAGCAGACGGtcccaagatttttttctttttgagatggggtctcattctgtcaccaaggctgaagtgcagtggcgcaatcttggctcactgcagcctccatctcctgggttcaagtgactctcctgcctcagtcacctgagtagctgggattacaggcatgtgttaccacacctggctaatttttgtatttttagttgagatggggtttcaccatgttgactgggctggtctccaacttctggcctcaagtgatccacccaccttggtctctcaaagtgttgggattgcagatatgagccactgcacccagcccaagatTGTTACTAATGAAGGAGAAAGTGCATGGCACTGCTAATGTAAATCATGTATTTTATGTGTTCAATATAATATTCCTTCtaagtaaaagagaaaatgagctgTCCTTTGTTTCAAAATGGAGCTCCCCTTTGTGTCCTGGAACATCCTGAGTTAGGATAATTCTATACCAACTGCTAAGCACCAAGGCTACCTAAGGTCACTGGACTGGTTGGCTGGCATATATGTTTGCTCATGACCTCCCAGTGCTGGAACTCCTGGTTCTTGGGAACTGTTCCTCATGAGCCCTTTAAAGGTCGGTGGCTGAACCTTCTTCCCTGCTGACATGATTACCCTAcagaaaattttctctgttcaccAAAGGATTGGCTTTAGAGCAACCCTCCTGGCTAGGCCTAATTTCTGAACCATGTTAGAAATTAAAGGGTTTACTTTAATTTCTACAGAGAGAAACATTTTGCACTTTGATTTTGGAAATTACTTATACTTTTATAATATGTTGTCCATAGTATTATGACAATTATGTTTTAGATTATAAAATGAGGGTTATAATCTCCATCTCATAAGGTTATTATGAGGGTTAAACAACATAAGCTTGAAACATATTAAGAAttctataaattattattaagaaTTAAGACCTGCAGAGTACTCTTTACCACAAGAGGTAAAGCTGATATACTAGCTTTTTGGAAGGCAATGGTCAAAGTAGCTAAGTATTTTGAATATGCTTTTGTCCAATAACCACGTTCCAGAGTCTGAATTATGCCAGgtaatttatagttttacattcaaGTGACATGTCACTGTAATTGGGTGGAGAACTGACTAAGAGGAGAGAAAGCAACCAAACTgatgcaaaacaaagaaaaatattttattgtaacttAAAATTCATCCCCTAGACAATAGAAAATGCCCACGTTGGATGTTATTTAGTAGACATAGTGAAGATGCCTTTGGACGATTATCAGCACTGATGAACATGAAGATGTCACATCAAAGTCAAACTTTTTCAGGTTATTGTGTTTCCTGAACATAACATTGGCAAAAAGGAACTTTCAACACAACatgtagtttagttttttttttttatgtcacttattttatttactaaCCTTGACAGGGACTAAAGAATGAGGTACAGAAAACTTTCCAGAAGTCTGAGTGTGGTGTAAAAGTCCAAGACATCTTGGAGCTCCATTATTGCATTATTAAGTAGAATGAACTGTTATGAAATTCTCCATACTCCAGGTTTACTACATAGAAAAGTACTATTTACCTACCTCACAGAGGTGTTGTGAGGATTCGTGTTTATAAAGTGCTTCAGGTGCCTTCGAAGAAAGGCAACATACAAGTATAAAATAatcatacatatttcaaaataaatgaaaagatgattTTGGCACAATGGGAAGAGTGCCTCCTATTTAAAGAACACTTGGCTATTTGTTTATAAAAACCCCTGACCtcttgggttttaaaaaaattattatttaaaagaataaatgtttttccattaCCAATCTTATAAAAATTCTCAATCCAGGCTGTGTTATCAGAATCACTTGAAGAGCTCAGTAAAATTATAGATGCTTGGGCAACAGCCTACACCAGCAGAATTAAAAGCTCTATGCATGATACCCAGGCACCTATATTTTCAAAGAGATCTATAGGGAATTCTGATGCATACCAAAGTTTAAAACccatttctttagaaaaaaaaatcaatgtattaaACATTGGAGTTTATCCCAAGGATATTTTTCTTAAGGTTAAATGCAACTGAATAAGGGTATTAATTTCTTATTGCCCTTTTCCATTCCCATATCCCATGGCGACTTAGAGCATGCatagcacacacatacacacacacacacactcacttttAGTTCTGCCCTTGAATTAAATTTGATAGTGGTAAAATCTGATAGTAGCAAATAAATGCTTCACCAGGAGGATATGCAAGAACTTGCAGCCCATCCCCACTGTGCCCAAAACAAATGGATGTTTCCCATTTGCCAGAACGGAATGATTGAGAAATGTGTTTCCAGTTTGGAAACAGGTGAAATTCGCACTTCCTGGGAAACATCAGCTGAGTGGATGGCCAAGAAACAAAAGTGAGCAAGGTTGGAGTGGTCAACCATGAAGAAAGTCTACAGTGACTACTTGTCCATTTGGAGTTCACCCACATCTCAGCAAACACCTTAGGAACTGAAACAGTTTATGCTCAGTGGGTACCAAACAACATGCAAGTACTTCAGTGAGGTAAATAGAATAATGAAAACTGGTGACTGTaggttaaaatatcttttttaaaaaaatgaccaaTTTGCTCCACTGCAATTCTTAAGGCTGTTTTAGTCACCACTTTAATTTCCTGGCTGGCTTGAAGTCTTCTGTCTACTAGCAAGTCAAACATAGAGAAGAGAATGATTTATTTCCTAGTGGGCTTCACACATATCTTATCATGCTATTTGCATCACTTTTAAAATAGGAGCGGTCTCTCTAGGTGCCTTGCAGTGGATTAAATGGAGTCGGCagagaaattatatttctttacaCAGAGAAAGCCTTCTGAAGCTGGTCAAACTTTTTACAATGTGAAGAACTAGTGAATAACAGCAAAACAGAATAGTCCCATTGATGGtgtggggaggagaaagagaaaaaaatacatgagatAGGGGTATGCATACACTACATAAAAAATAggatatgtaaaaaaaaaataattcattcagAGTCAGCCATTGTGAAATTTTGCTATGAGAAAATAGTCTTGACTCTAGAAAATTTGCTTGAGAATCAAAAAATATCATTGCTATATGgtataaaatagcaaaaatagtGTCTTCCAATATTCCTCTAAACATTAGAGGCAACTTTGTACAAGAAAGTTGTTGGAGCTGGCTTGGGGAGTTGCTTGTTGCATGTATCCCAAGAGGGCAAGGCTGCCAGCAGCAGAATAAAACCTCCCAGCAGGACGCAGAAGCcactaaaataaaatgcaatctcATAGGTCTGTGTCCAGTCATAAAACCAACCTGAaaagacagtaagaaaaaaagtaagtttcatgGAAATAGTGTGAACATCCATCCCATACCCTAATTATATCagttttatatatagttataattaGTATATATATTACTCCACTACTTCCAACGTGGTTTACTGAGAGTTAGAAGAAGAGAATCTCTTAAATATTTGGATAAGAATAAGcagggaggccaggtgcggtggctcacacctgtaatcccagcactttgggaggccaaggcaggcagatcacaaggtcaggagatggagaccatcctggctaacacagtgaaaccctgtctctaccaaaaaaaaaaaaaaattagccgggcatggtggcagatgcctttagtcccagctactcaggaagctgaggcaggtgcaatggcatgaacccggaaggcggggcttgcggtgagccgagatcacaccactgcactccagcctcggcgacagtgcgaaactccgtctcaaaaaaaaaaaaaaaagcaggcatttTGAGTTTCTCCCAAATAAAGAGTGAATACAAATCCCAGAGCATGCATATTCGCTTTCTCAATTATTTCAAAGCAGTCTTGAATAAATCATTACCACGAGATGTTCCATGCAGATTTATTTTGCACAAATCTGTGCTACGATTACAATCTGGACTTCTATATCTGGAGATATGACAAGGAAGAACAGTAAAATGGGATGACTTTAAGATAAATATCTTACCAACGATGGGTGGTCCTAGGCTATTTCCAAGTCCAGCAAAGAACATTAATATCCCATAGGCATGGgctaatttttcaattcccaCAGTCTTCGTGGTCACATATGGAAAGATGGACCAATTACCAGTAAGAAACCCTAGGATCCCAGAAAGCAACGCCAATGTGACATAGCTTTTGGCAAATGGAATTGCACACAAGGCCAGGCCCATGATGATTAAGGTAGCAACATAAAGATACAAGGTATTAATCCACTTGAAGTCAGCCAGTATCCCTAAAAGTAGTTTACCAACTGCTGTCATAATGCCTATAATGGAAATAAGTGGCATAATAAACTCTTCTTCTTTCACGTTTGAACTTCTTGCTACATCTTCCATAAGTAATGAAGGTGGAAACCCTCCGATGTCAAAGAGTAAGATAGCAATGAAAAGGGCtgaaaatactttgtttttaaaaagagccaCAGTTTCTCCACAGTAGTTTTTATATAATTGCCACTTCCTCTTGGCAAGCTGTTTGCAAAAATATGTCTGTTCTGCAACTTTCTTTTTGTACGTTTCAGGCTCTTTTGTGTGTGTCACTGTGGGGTTTTTATGAAGTAGGCTCTCTTGTTTCCAGTCACCATTGGCTAACGTGATCCTGCATTTTTCCTCACTACTGTAGCTCTTGTCAAGAAtgtttatgttttcttccagattctttcctttttcattgtaAATGGAGTATTTATCTGGTAGATCTTCTGGAGCTATTTTTTTAGGCAAAGGACAATCAGAAGATTGGAGGGGTCTCATCAGACTGCCACAGGCTAATATATTTAAAGCTAAAGCACCCACAATCAGCAAGCATCCATCCAGTCCATAGAACTCAACCAGCATCCTCTGCAGAGCAGCATATATGAAAAGGCCAACGCTTGAACCTAAAAAGGGAACGGGAACTGTTCAACCTCGTAATCTGAGGCTCTCAGGATTAGAATTTGTAGTATCACAATTCAATTTATGTTTTATACTGGCATTTATATGTAACTTTATATTAAAATCATAGTAAGAAGATAGAAGATAACAATAATATAGCAATACTGATAGAACATTTAAGAATTAGAATTTGCAGCTCAGACACTGTTAAGCACTTTACATTGCACAATCATGTTTAATGCTTTTACTGATCCCATTGAGTAGgtcctattattattcccattctaGAGATGAAGTGACCTAGGGCTGGAATGGTTGAGAAATTTGCCATAGATCAAAAATCTGTAAAGAACACAAATAGGATTCACACTCAGTCAGTTTGACCCCAATAGCCCATATTCTTAACAAGTAtcatcggctgggcgtggtggctcaggcctgtaatcccagcactttgggaggccgaggtgggtggatcacgaggtcaggagttcgagaccatcctggccaacatggtgaaacccggtctctactaaaaatacaaaaattagctgggcatggtgccacacacctgtagtcccagctacttgggagactgaggcaggataattgcttgaacccaggaggtagaggttgcagtgagccaagattgcaccactgcactccagcctggtgacagagtgagactccatctcaaacaagcaaacaaacaaacaaaaagccccaaaaaccaaatatcatcatgaaactactttctttgcagttattatgtgccaggcttcATGCTACATATTTATTCCAGAAAagtaaattttcatattttactttttaaaaatagtatattgCAGTTTAAGGGTATTTATAATGGCTTGATAGTTCAAATCCATTGCTGAATCACCGGAATGAGTGATTCATCCTTTTCATGCATTAATACAATTATGAGAAAAGTAGAGTATTTTAGggtttttaaattacaaagtaTGCTGGTTTATACATCTGTGTAACACTGTGAATAATTCACCTTTTTAGCACTGATCACACTAAACACACAGGGTTGCCAAGTTATGGTAGCCTAATCAATTGGTACTGTTCTCATCTGGTTCTGATTTCAATCTTTAATAAActgagcattttaaaatgtaagtgtCATTGGGAAATGTCATgtgaaaaatcaggaaaaaatagtCTGAAAAGGTTGATCATATGTTTAAAATGGTCAGTATTAAATTACATTATAAACTCATCAGGATGCCAATAGGACCAAGCTCAGCAGCATCACTGATTGCATGGATATGATTGCTATAAAAACCCATCTTATAAAACAATTCTTCCAAATAGCCAAATGGCTCTGCCTTAGagttgtaagaaaatattttctttgggacCTCAGTTGTCCcttcttaacatttttaaaattaaccccttcattcccaaaggaaaaaaaaactttgcatgCAAATATTAATGTTTCATGTTAATGTAATGGCAGCTAAAATAGTATCTTTTGGGACTGCTAAGAGAGTATCTCTTTGCTAACTACTGAGAAGTAATAACAGTAGACAAATGTAATCCTTTCCTTCTCTCATTAAATGTGGCATATACTGTAAAAGTTAAAAATGCTACAGAAAACACCCTGACAGAATTAAAAACAGTTGGGTGACCTCATGTACTGCTGGCTGCATTAGTACCCATTAACCATAAATTTGTGATTTTTGCCTATTTCTTTGTACAGATTCTAACAAAGTGCCACATCATTAGATACTTAAAAATGCTCTTGGTGTTTTGAAAGTTCTACATTTTCAcatagaacaaataaataaacgaCTTTCCTATTCTTGCCAACCAAGTTTATCTGTCAACATGATGAAAAtcaattcaacagatatttattgaacacataaGATAGGAGAGAGTGGGGAAAATCAAATTACACACTGGAGACTAGTTTCCTCAGCCTTCACCCCACAAGAACATGTCTGTGGTTTAGAAAGATGCaggactttttttcccccagggtATTGAAGAGTAATTTAGAGTTTCCTGGTGGAATTTTGTAAACTGCAAAACTGtgattttttagaattttaagttccaggatacatgtgcaggacatgcaggtttgttacataggcaaatatagccatggtggtttgctgcacctatcaacccattaccTAGGAATTAAGCCCTGCACGCAATagctaaaactgtaatttttaatctttaaaaagagcatcctaattttaaaataatcattgtaaagggttaagtgaaataaaacactAATTATGCTTTCATGCATGTTATACATtattacaaagagaaaatattaaatggtgtTCAGGGAACATGAAGCAGTGAGAAATACAGCCACACTTTAACTCACTAATACCAGGGGTCAATAACTTCTGGAAAGGatcagagagtaaatatttaagGCATGGAGGATGTACAATCTCTGTCGCAAATACTCAACTCTGCCCTTGAAGCATGAAACCAGCCAGAGATAATCCATAAAAAAAGAGCATAGTTgtgttataataaaattttatttatgcacactGAAATGTAAATTGCACATAGTTTTCACATATTAtgaatattcttcttttgattttttcaatcatttaaaaatgtaaaaaccaattGTAGCTTGTTAATCATACACAAACCAGCAgtaggccagatttggcccatgggcatTTGTGAACCAACCCCTGTTCACTATAGAGGAAGATCGCTTCCCCCAAACCTTCATTTCATGCccacattcctttctttcaactagGTCACAATATTTCAAGTGTTTTGATGCggggtttctttttaatttttaaagaactctGCTGTGACTTTTGTTTTGCCTATCATATCTTTGACTGAAGGTGGATTCATACTTCTCCCTAATTTCCCTTCACCTAGCTCCCTGTGAGTTGAAACTGAAAACTCCTTTAAATCTTGACTGTCCATAGttgcttcattttttatttagtgTGCTATGGACCAGGCCCCTGTGCCCTCCTCTCAAGCCTGAGTGAAAAGCAAGATCATCTGTCACAGCATGCAATTCCCAACACCTTCAACACAAATACATTTGGACATCTGGGAAACCTAGGTCAGAATTATAACTGCTGACACTTGAGAGCCCCTGTCATGTGCCTTACACATATATCCCTTTCATATGTCCAATAACCCAATGTGATGGGTACTAtttgtaaatctaaaataaaattctaagccacCCAGCCAGCTGATGGACCCTCCCCTTGGCCAAGTGTATTCCGaagtaaacctgaaaaactagttcaggccatgataaGGTCAGGGGGATAGGGgctggacatgcctcattatactctccCCTCTTTGGAATTCAGACACAGCTGACCAGTATTAACACTGAAACAGGCACCTTAAGactgatagaacagactctttaagtctgataagaaatgcTCCCTTCTATGGATTCTATCTGCATAATgggaaccttggtctccacaaccccttgtcttaacccagacattcccttGTATTGATTCTAGATGTTTAGACAGTAACTTAACCCTTTCAATTTACTGCCACTTAAAAAATTCTTGAATCCACCTACAACCTGGAAGCCCCTGTttccagttgtcctgcctttccagaccaagCCAATGTACAACTTACAtacattgattgatgtcttatgtctccctaaaatgtataaaatcaagtttagcctgaccacctgagacagaatctcgtgggactgtgtcacaggccattTGTTACTCATAaaagttcaaatattttaaagaatttgactcttttcatcaacatACTATTATCCCCAGTTTGCAGTTCTGAAACGGAGGCACAGaacagttaagtaacttgtctgacACCAGATAGCTAGTGAGTGACAGAAGAGGATTCAAAACTAGACAGTGTGGATCCAGAGTTGTGCTTCTAACTTGATGTCATACTGCCTCTACAGAAAACATAGTACAGGTGAGACCCACTGTCCTTGAAACTGCCATGCCTACTCTCACAGTCCTTCCCACACTTGTGGAAGATCCTCACAGGTTCTGCAAACTGCGTTTCAACTACTATGGATTCCCCATCTTCTGTTTTTGCATCCCTTCTCCCATCACTGCCTTAGCCATGTCCTCTGACTCTGGCCTTGTCTCCACCTAGACCACAGTTCACACTTCTCACCGGGCAGTGCTTCTTAAAATATGTTGGGGAAATATACAGCTGGATTCAATTCAACCACGAATCACTTTGTTGCCACTGGGTTGGCCTCAGGAATAAAATATTAGTGTGGATCCTGTTGCCAGAATAACTACTGACGTTCTTCAGGCTATCTAAAAGCCTGACCTTCCAGGGTTACCCACCTACCAGCAAGAAGCATATGTAAATTTACACCTTTTGATAACTTGGCAACTGTGTGTCCTAAAAAACTCAGGAAATGTTGGCCACATAAATTTTGATGAGAACTgtacataactttaaaaaattcatctgAAAACTGAAAAACCACTTTTATATGTCCAGaatgcttttatatttaaaaattatattttatattttcccccTCAGTGATCATGTCTTGATTACTAAAGGAATAACAAGAGTAAACAGCTTGTCATTTGGATACGCACGTAGGCCATTGAGAGGTATTGAGAAACCAGTACTTTAGAAAAATTGTAAGTTCCACACTACAAGGAGGTGGAGACATGATCAGCATCAGTCTTTCTGACAGTGGCCTTAGGGatgttcattttccttccttttctcctatcTTTTTCAGGGATAAGGTGCTTTCTAGaagcactttctttttcttttagcaatGTCTTCACCAGCATGTGACTCTCAATTTACTGGGCCCATAAGCTTTCTTTTCATATGTTATGTTGGACATAGAATGCCCCCAATTTAGTTATCTTAGACACTTTTGAAAGCCACTCCcgctctctagattcctcctctctgggcaggatatctctgaaagaaaggcagcagccccaggcaagggattatagataaaactcccatccccctgggacagagcatgtgggggaaggggcagctgtgggcacagcttcagcagacttagaCATTTCTGCTTTCCAGCTctaaagagagcagcagatctcccagcacagcgctcgAGCTCTggtaagggacagactgccttctcatgtgggtccctgactcccatgcctcctgactgggaaacATCTCCTAGCAGGGATAGAGAGACACCTCATACAAGAGAGCTCCAGCTGACATTTGGCAGGTGCCCcactgggatgaagcttccagaggaaggagcaggcagcaatttttgctgttctctagcctctgctggtgatacccatgcaaacagggtctgaagtagacccccagcaaactccagcagaactGCAGAAGAGGGTCCTGTTAGAAGGaatactaacaaacagaaagtgatagcatcaacatcaacaaaagcaaaaactccatccaaaggtcaccaacgggaaagaccaaaggtaaataaatccacgaagatgaggaaaaatcagcacaaaaaagctgaaaattccaaaaaccagaatgcctcttttcctccaaaggatcacaactctttgccagcaaaggaacaaaattggatgaagaatgagtttgatgaattgacagaagtaggctatagaaggtgggtaataacaaactcctccgagctaaaggagcatgttttaacccaatgcaaggaagctaggAGCTTAAAAAAAGGTTAGAgtaattgctaactagaataaccagtttagagaagaacataaatgacctgatgaagctgaaaaacacagcatgagaacttcgtgaagcatacacaagtatcaatagccgaatcgatcaagtggaagaaaagatatcagagattgaagatcaacttaatgaaataaagtatgaagacaagattagagaaaaaagaataaaaaggaagaaacaaagcctccaggaaatatgggactatgtgaaaagacctaatctacatttgattggtgtacttgaaagtgatggggagaatggaaccaagttggaaaacacacttcaggatattatcaaggagaacttccccaacctagcaagacaggccaacattcaaattcaggaaatacagagaacaacacaaagatactccttgagaagggcaaccctaagacacataattatgagattcaccaaggttgaaataaaggaaaaaatgttaagggcagccagagagaaaggttgggttacccacaaagggaaacccatcagactaaaaaTGGATCTCTCTGTAGAGACCttagaagccagaagagagtgggggccaatattcaacattcttaaagaaaagaattttccacccagaattttatatccagccaaactaagcttcataagtgaaggagaaataaaattatttacaaagaagcaaatgctgagagattctgtcaccaccagtcctgccttacaagagctcctgaagcaagtactaaatatagaaagaaccgaccagtaccagccactgcagaaacataccaaaatgtaaagaccatcgacactatgaagaaactgcatcaactaatgggcaaaataaccagctagcatcataat belongs to Symphalangus syndactylus isolate Jambi chromosome 4, NHGRI_mSymSyn1-v2.1_pri, whole genome shotgun sequence and includes:
- the SLC16A9 gene encoding monocarboxylate transporter 9 isoform X2; the protein is MELKKSPDGGWGWVIVFVSFLTQFLCYGSPLAVGVLYIEWLDAFGEGKGKTAWVGSLASGVGLLASPVCSLCVSSFGARSVTIFSGFMVAGGLMLSSFAPNIYFLFFSYGIVVGSSVGLFIYAALQRMLVEFYGLDGCLLIVGALALNILACGSLMRPLQSSDCPLPKKIAPEDLPDKYSIYNEKGKNLEENINILDKSYSSEEKCRITLANGDWKQESLLHKNPTVTHTKEPETYKKKVAEQTYFCKQLAKRKWQLYKNYCGETVALFKNKVFSALFIAILLFDIGGFPPSLLMEDVARSSNVKEEEFIMPLISIIGIMTAVGKLLLGILADFKWINTLYLYVATLIIMGLALCAIPFAKSYVTLALLSGILGFLTGNWSIFPYVTTKTVGIEKLAHAYGILMFFAGLGNSLGPPIVGWFYDWTQTYEIAFYFSGFCVLLGGFILLLAALPSWDTCNKQLPKPAPTTFLYKVASNV
- the SLC16A9 gene encoding monocarboxylate transporter 9 isoform X1; translated protein: MELKKSPDGGWGWVIVFVSFLTQFLCYGSPLAVGVLYIEWLDAFGEGKGKTAWVGSLASGVGLLASPVCSLCVSSFGARSVTIFSGFMVAGGLMLSSFAPNIYFLFFSYGIVVGLGCGLLYTATVTITCQYFDDRRGLALGLISTGSSVGLFIYAALQRMLVEFYGLDGCLLIVGALALNILACGSLMRPLQSSDCPLPKKIAPEDLPDKYSIYNEKGKNLEENINILDKSYSSEEKCRITLANGDWKQESLLHKNPTVTHTKEPETYKKKVAEQTYFCKQLAKRKWQLYKNYCGETVALFKNKVFSALFIAILLFDIGGFPPSLLMEDVARSSNVKEEEFIMPLISIIGIMTAVGKLLLGILADFKWINTLYLYVATLIIMGLALCAIPFAKSYVTLALLSGILGFLTGNWSIFPYVTTKTVGIEKLAHAYGILMFFAGLGNSLGPPIVGWFYDWTQTYEIAFYFSGFCVLLGGFILLLAALPSWDTCNKQLPKPAPTTFLYKVASNV